In Silene latifolia isolate original U9 population chromosome 3, ASM4854445v1, whole genome shotgun sequence, a single window of DNA contains:
- the LOC141648389 gene encoding F-box/FBD/LRR-repeat protein At1g13570-like — protein MASSESLETSNDLISTMPAIVIDKILKHLPLTIAAKTSILSRSWRRIWLSCPYLAFDRAFWRGLPIADTKTDWQKGSRIISNILLHHNGRIHSIYLVLKHDNADLLVDKNASLSQWLTLLAKTCPRKIALINWAGKWSNLVIMPSYIFHCTELVKLTLKSFVLSTPPFDFNGFPHLKHLELFCLKFNNGIDILWNIIAKCPCLVLLRLEKCLGMDILDIDAPSLEKLIIRGEFVSLCLKEAPRLTDVTLCSTKSKMTGIEPVVATINSLASSYNLQSLEIDGNLSKFLAAGGIFKSLPVTFNRLDRLCLANLELSDSDVFRFSLGMVQSCPVIQDLEISIISLSNNAVENSYVHQNKHYDYELRKLQKVKITGITGSSAELKFIEHVLAKSVVLEMMFFKCEKTDAVSELKVLKQLIRFPRASTKAQFVYLEE, from the exons ATGGCTTCTTCTGAGTCTCTTGAAACAAGCAATGATTTGATCAGCACCATGCCTGCAATTGTGATTGATAAGATCCTAAAACACTTGCCGCTTACCATAGCGGCAAAAACTAGTATACTCTCAAGATCGTGGAGGCGCATTTGGCTATCCTGTCCGTATCTCGCATTTGATAGAGCTTTCTGGAGAGGGTTACCCATAGCAGATACAAAGACTGATTGGCAAAAAGGAAGTCGCATAATCAGCAACATTCTCTTACATCACAATGGACGTATACATAGTATTTATCTCGTGCTCAAGCATGATAATGCTGATCTACTAGTTGATAAAAACGCGTCTCTAAGCCAATGGCTTACGTTACTTGCAAAAACCTGTCCGAGAAAGATTGCTCTGATTAATTGGGCTGGGAAATGGTCTAATCTTGTGATCATGCCTTCTTACATTTTCCACTGTACTGAGTTGGTGAAGCTTACGCTTAAGTCCTTTGTTTTAAGTACCCCTCCGTTTGACTTTAACGGCTTTCCTCATCTAAAGCACCTTGAGCTGTTCTGCCTTAAATTTAACAATGGCATTGACATCCTTTGGAATATCATTGCAAAGTGTCCCTGTCTCGTATTATTGAGGCTTGAGAAATGTCTCGGCATGGATATTCTTGATATTGATGCTCCGAGCCTTGAAAAGTTGATTATCAGAGGTGAATTTGTCTCTCTTTGTCTCAAGGAGGCCCCTCGTCTTACTGATGTGACACTATGTTCAACTAAATCAAAGATGACTGGCATAGAACCAGTTGTAGCCACCATCAACAGTCTTGCTAGTTCATATAATTTGCAGAGCCTTGAGATTGACGGTAACTTGTCTAAG TTCTTGGCTGCAGGCGGGATATTCAAATCGCTTCCTGTAACATTTAACCGTCTAGATAGATTATGTCTAGCAAATCTGGAGTTAAGTGATTCTGATGTATTTCGCTTCAGTCTTGGCATGGTTCAAAGCTGCCCTGTCATCCAGGATCTTGAAATTTCG ATTATCTCACTCAGCAATAATGCTGTTGAGAACAGTTATGTCCACCAAAATAAACACTATGACTATGAGTTACGAAAGCTTCAGAAGGTGAAAATTACGGGTATTACAGGATCAAGTGCGGAGCTAAAGTTTATCGAGCATGTTCTTGCCAAGTCAGTGGTGCTCGAGATGATGTTCTTCAAGTGTGAAAAAACGGATGCTGTTTCCGAGCTTAAGGTATTAAAACAGCTGATTAGGTTCCCGAGAGCATCAACAAAGGCACAATTTGTTTATTTGGAGGAATAA
- the LOC141648385 gene encoding putative disease resistance protein RGA4 isoform X1, with product MAELGTLITIADKVFKLLQSPVLKDMKDWESNLGKLNKSVSFIKDMLLDVEAKPELSHGEQRWVDELNEVLYDADDLFDEVITIAKRKELNADATFSKKVLDKVSRFFSSKNHILVSYNTSHEVKSIQKKLDAIAKDHARYDFKVDPRASKYEFKVDTHASLNRNEDTSSFLNATHENIIGREDDVKFVVDMLLDPNVEENVGFVVVVGIGGLGKTALAQLVYNHDRVGTRFEKKLWTCVSDQNGKGLDVKAILGNIIESSTKKKPSDVSTMESMYNKFQEELDTKMYLLILDDVWTEDPHEWSKLSRYLTIGGRGSRVVITTRSEKTAEVVLGRAACSKKYMLKGLSDENSWRLFMLTAFKRESDEAKDPELITIGKKIVKKCSNVPLAIKVLGSLLYDQTHRWESFEKDRLPHIIGSTKNPIMSILKLSYNNLEPSVKNCFRYCALFSKHFEMNKRELISLWMAQGYIGDSEDYFSILLSRCFFQDVKRDNLGDIVSFKMHDLLHDLAQEVAGDEIIVANRLPNKLGQKIRHLSFDGNEWTKSSFPERNIRTCYVNTDTGHLAVHMKNLVSNWRCLRTLRLPLLVSQNSLEPIGQLLHLRYLDISRNFCLKKLPNSITKLYNLESLILQGCSSFQEWPKDFCKLVNLRLLNINRCLELTCMPLGINQLTNNLHDLTDFKVGEVSSISKQFGGQLKDLKFLVNLRGQLRITFDGNFVSEKENKWEGGYLEHIKNLKAISISFNEEAGESNYEALIERLQPNRNLMELSLDNYNGTEIPRWGRAHDDWAIILPNLVKIELQCCERLDGIPLLSNLKHLKSLSLWMLNDLEYMETNAIGHGDSRSKDLPFFPSLEYLHICSLKRLKGWWKEIGEGDSSSATSMPRWQPPFPRLSTLSIYACPELTSFPPCSSLESLEVKWNNEALRILPAEGPANLDLKLNVEVDSVGYLTSLHPRRLTGIGIVIVKDQELERLLEIKEVLKSSSSLRKLEIISCRKLTNVSGVLEHLTALESLSLNDIPLVDQEFDDYIPWRSLRYNLRSLKLECLDTLHMLPSGMKHLTALESLSIISCNSLKSLPEWISSLPLLHSLTIDYCTSLKSLGPIKNITSLQKLAIGNRDDLQEACLGPNSKELANIQHIPQLTWMKFLG from the coding sequence ATGGCTGAATTGGGAACATTGATCACCATTGCTGACAAGGTCTTTAAACTCTTGCAGTCTCCTGTCCTCAAAGACATGAAAGACTGGGAATCCAATCTCGGAAAACTTAACAAATCTGTCTCTTTCATCAAGGACATGCTCCTCGATGTGGAAGCCAAACCCGAGCTCTCCCATGGAGAACAGCGCTGGGTTGATGAGCTGAATGAAGTTCTTTATGACGCTGATGATCTCTTTGACGAGGTTATCACTATTGCTAAGCGAAAAGAACTCAACGCTGATGCTACGTTCTCGAAGAAGGTCTTAGATAAGGTGAGTCGTTTCTTTTCTTCTAAGAATCATATTCTTGTTAGTTATAATACTTCTCATGAGGTTAAGAGCATCCAGAAAAAGTTGGATGCTATAGCTAAGGATCATGCTAGATATGACTTTAAGGTTGATCCTCGGGCTAGTAAATATGAGTTTAAGGTTGACACTCATGCTAGTTTGAATAGGAACGAGGACACTAGTTCTTTTTTAAATGCTACCCATGAGAATATAATTGGAAGAGAGGATGATGTGAAGTTTGTTGTAGACATGTTGCTTGATCCTAATGTTGAGGAAAATGttggatttgttgttgttgtgggaaTTGGAGGATTGGGGAAAACCGCTCTTGCTCAACTTGTGTATAATCATGATAGGGTCGGAACTAGGTTTGAGAAGAAGTTATGGACATGTGTCTCCgaccaaaatggaaaaggattaGATGTGAAAGCGATATTAGGTAATATTATAGAGTCATCAACAAAAAAAAAGCCAAGTGATGTCTCCACAATGGAGTCCATGTATAACAAATTTCAGGAAGAACTAGACACTAAGATGTACTTGCTTATATTAGACGATGTATGGACGGAAGATCCTCATGAGTGGAGTAAGCTAAGTAGATACTTGACAATTGGTGGTAGAGGAAGCAGAGTTGTCATTACTACCCGTTCGGAAAAGACTGCTGAAGTGGTATTAGGAAGAGCTGCTTGCTCTAAAAAGTATATGTTGAAAGGTTTGTCTGATGAGAATTCGTGGCGTTTGTTTATGCTGACGGCATTCAAACGGGAGTCGGATGAAGCAAAAGACCCTGAATTGATTACAATTGGCAAAAAGATTGTTAAAAAATGCTCCAATGTTCCCCTTGCTATAAAAGTTCTAGGAAGTCTTTTATACGATCAAACACATAGATGGGAATCATTCGAAAAAGACCGACTACCTCATATTATTGGAAGTACCAAGAATCCAATTATGTCTATCTTGAAGCTCAGTTACAACAATCTTGAACCTTCTGTGAAAAATTGTTTTAGGTATTGTGCTTTATTCTCGAAGCATTTTGAAATGAACAAACGAGAACTTATTAGTCTTTGGATGGCGCAAGGTTACATTGGTGATAGTGAGGACTACTTTTCAATCTTACTATCACGATGTTTTTTCCAAGACGTGAAAAGAGATAACTTAGGTGACATTGTATCATTCAAAATGCACGATTTATTGCACGATCTTGCTCAAGAAGTTGCGGGAGACGAGATTATTGTAGCAAATAGGTTGCCAAACAAGTTAGGCCAAAAAATTCGCCATTTATCTTTTGATGGGAATGAATGGACAAAAAGCTCATTCCCTGAAAGAAATATTCGCACATGCTATGTGAATACAGATACAGGACACTTAGCTGTGCACATGAAAAATCTAGTATCTAATTGGCGTTGTCTTAGAACGTTACGCTTACCTTTGTTGGTTTCGCAAAATTCGTTGGAGCCAATTGGACAATTGCTACACTTAAGATATTTAGATATCTCTAGAAATTTTTGTCTCAAGAAACTCCCAAATTCAATtacaaaattatataatttaGAGAGTTTGATTTTGCAAGGCTGTTCGAGTTTTCAAGAGTGGCCAAAAGATTTTTGCAAATTGGTAAATCTTAGACTCTTGAATATAAATAGGTGTCTAGAGTTGACTTGCATGCCTTTGGGCATTAACCAGTTGACTAATAATCTGCATGACCTAACCGACTTTAAAGTTGGTGAAGTCAGTTCAATTAGCAAGCAATTTGGAGGACAGTTGAAAGATTTAAAATTTCTTGTCAACTTAAGGGGTCAGCTTAGAATCACATTCGATGGAAATTTTGTAAGTGAGAAGGAAAATAAATGGGAAGGCGGTTATTTGGAGCACATTAAGAATCTGAAGGCAATATCAATATCTTTTAATGAAGAAGCTGGTGAATCCAATTATGAGGCTCTGATTGAAAGGCTGCAGCCAAATAGAAATCTCATGGAGTTGTCCTTGGATAATTATAATGGTACTGAAATTCCAAGGTGGGGAAGAGCACATGATGACTGGGCGATTATTCTTCCTAATCTTGTCAAGATTGAGCTTCAGTGTTGTGAGAGGTTGGATGGAATCCCATTGTTGAGCAATTTAAAGCATCTCAAATCCTTGTCTCTTTGGATGTTGAATGATTTGGAGTACATGGAGACCAATGCAATTGGTCATGGTGATTCTAGATCAAAGGATTTGCCATTTTTCCCATCCCTTGAGTATCTCCATATTTGCAGTTTGAAAAGGCTGAAAGGATGGTGGAAAGAGATTGGTGAAGGTGATAGCAGCAGCGCCACGTCGATGCCGCGTTGGCAACCACCATTTCCTCGTctctcaacattaagcatctacGCATGCCCTGAGTTGACATCTTTTCCTCCTTGTTCGAGCCTAGAATCCCTAGAGGTGAAATGGAACAACGAGGCGTTGCGGATATTACCGGCTGAAGGACCTGCAAACTTAGATCTCAAACTAAATGTGGAGGTAGACAGTGTGGGTTATCTCACTAGTCTGCATCCTAGACGTCTTACCGGTATTGGTATCGTGATAGTAAAAGATCAGGAATTGGAGAGGTTATTGGAAATTAAGGAGGTATTAAAGAGCTCTTCTTCTTTACGGAAACTTGAGATTATAAGCTGCAGAAAGCTGACGAATGTTTCAGGAGTGTTGGAACACCTCACTGCGTTGGAATCGCTATCACTAAATGATATACCTTTAGTGGACCAGGAATTCGATGATTACATACCTTGGAGATCCCTACGCTACAATCTCCGTTCCCTCAAGTTGGAGTGTCTCGACACTCTGCATATGCTACCCAGTGGGATGAAGCACTTAACCGCCCTCGAAAGCCTCTCGATTATATCTTGTAACTCGCTGAAAAGTCTACCGGAATGGATAAGCAGCTTACCATTACTTCATTCCCTCACAATCGATTATTGCACCAGCCTCAAATCACTAGGTCCAATCAAAAACATCACTTCCCTTCAGAAACTTGCTATCGGAAACCGTGACGACCTACAGGAAGCATGTCTAGGTCCAAACAGCAAGGAGTTGGCCAATATTCAACACATCCCTCAGTTAACCTGGATGAAATTTTTAGGTTAA
- the LOC141648385 gene encoding putative disease resistance protein RGA4 isoform X2 encodes MKDWESNLGKLNKSVSFIKDMLLDVEAKPELSHGEQRWVDELNEVLYDADDLFDEVITIAKRKELNADATFSKKVLDKVSRFFSSKNHILVSYNTSHEVKSIQKKLDAIAKDHARYDFKVDPRASKYEFKVDTHASLNRNEDTSSFLNATHENIIGREDDVKFVVDMLLDPNVEENVGFVVVVGIGGLGKTALAQLVYNHDRVGTRFEKKLWTCVSDQNGKGLDVKAILGNIIESSTKKKPSDVSTMESMYNKFQEELDTKMYLLILDDVWTEDPHEWSKLSRYLTIGGRGSRVVITTRSEKTAEVVLGRAACSKKYMLKGLSDENSWRLFMLTAFKRESDEAKDPELITIGKKIVKKCSNVPLAIKVLGSLLYDQTHRWESFEKDRLPHIIGSTKNPIMSILKLSYNNLEPSVKNCFRYCALFSKHFEMNKRELISLWMAQGYIGDSEDYFSILLSRCFFQDVKRDNLGDIVSFKMHDLLHDLAQEVAGDEIIVANRLPNKLGQKIRHLSFDGNEWTKSSFPERNIRTCYVNTDTGHLAVHMKNLVSNWRCLRTLRLPLLVSQNSLEPIGQLLHLRYLDISRNFCLKKLPNSITKLYNLESLILQGCSSFQEWPKDFCKLVNLRLLNINRCLELTCMPLGINQLTNNLHDLTDFKVGEVSSISKQFGGQLKDLKFLVNLRGQLRITFDGNFVSEKENKWEGGYLEHIKNLKAISISFNEEAGESNYEALIERLQPNRNLMELSLDNYNGTEIPRWGRAHDDWAIILPNLVKIELQCCERLDGIPLLSNLKHLKSLSLWMLNDLEYMETNAIGHGDSRSKDLPFFPSLEYLHICSLKRLKGWWKEIGEGDSSSATSMPRWQPPFPRLSTLSIYACPELTSFPPCSSLESLEVKWNNEALRILPAEGPANLDLKLNVEVDSVGYLTSLHPRRLTGIGIVIVKDQELERLLEIKEVLKSSSSLRKLEIISCRKLTNVSGVLEHLTALESLSLNDIPLVDQEFDDYIPWRSLRYNLRSLKLECLDTLHMLPSGMKHLTALESLSIISCNSLKSLPEWISSLPLLHSLTIDYCTSLKSLGPIKNITSLQKLAIGNRDDLQEACLGPNSKELANIQHIPQLTWMKFLG; translated from the coding sequence ATGAAAGACTGGGAATCCAATCTCGGAAAACTTAACAAATCTGTCTCTTTCATCAAGGACATGCTCCTCGATGTGGAAGCCAAACCCGAGCTCTCCCATGGAGAACAGCGCTGGGTTGATGAGCTGAATGAAGTTCTTTATGACGCTGATGATCTCTTTGACGAGGTTATCACTATTGCTAAGCGAAAAGAACTCAACGCTGATGCTACGTTCTCGAAGAAGGTCTTAGATAAGGTGAGTCGTTTCTTTTCTTCTAAGAATCATATTCTTGTTAGTTATAATACTTCTCATGAGGTTAAGAGCATCCAGAAAAAGTTGGATGCTATAGCTAAGGATCATGCTAGATATGACTTTAAGGTTGATCCTCGGGCTAGTAAATATGAGTTTAAGGTTGACACTCATGCTAGTTTGAATAGGAACGAGGACACTAGTTCTTTTTTAAATGCTACCCATGAGAATATAATTGGAAGAGAGGATGATGTGAAGTTTGTTGTAGACATGTTGCTTGATCCTAATGTTGAGGAAAATGttggatttgttgttgttgtgggaaTTGGAGGATTGGGGAAAACCGCTCTTGCTCAACTTGTGTATAATCATGATAGGGTCGGAACTAGGTTTGAGAAGAAGTTATGGACATGTGTCTCCgaccaaaatggaaaaggattaGATGTGAAAGCGATATTAGGTAATATTATAGAGTCATCAACAAAAAAAAAGCCAAGTGATGTCTCCACAATGGAGTCCATGTATAACAAATTTCAGGAAGAACTAGACACTAAGATGTACTTGCTTATATTAGACGATGTATGGACGGAAGATCCTCATGAGTGGAGTAAGCTAAGTAGATACTTGACAATTGGTGGTAGAGGAAGCAGAGTTGTCATTACTACCCGTTCGGAAAAGACTGCTGAAGTGGTATTAGGAAGAGCTGCTTGCTCTAAAAAGTATATGTTGAAAGGTTTGTCTGATGAGAATTCGTGGCGTTTGTTTATGCTGACGGCATTCAAACGGGAGTCGGATGAAGCAAAAGACCCTGAATTGATTACAATTGGCAAAAAGATTGTTAAAAAATGCTCCAATGTTCCCCTTGCTATAAAAGTTCTAGGAAGTCTTTTATACGATCAAACACATAGATGGGAATCATTCGAAAAAGACCGACTACCTCATATTATTGGAAGTACCAAGAATCCAATTATGTCTATCTTGAAGCTCAGTTACAACAATCTTGAACCTTCTGTGAAAAATTGTTTTAGGTATTGTGCTTTATTCTCGAAGCATTTTGAAATGAACAAACGAGAACTTATTAGTCTTTGGATGGCGCAAGGTTACATTGGTGATAGTGAGGACTACTTTTCAATCTTACTATCACGATGTTTTTTCCAAGACGTGAAAAGAGATAACTTAGGTGACATTGTATCATTCAAAATGCACGATTTATTGCACGATCTTGCTCAAGAAGTTGCGGGAGACGAGATTATTGTAGCAAATAGGTTGCCAAACAAGTTAGGCCAAAAAATTCGCCATTTATCTTTTGATGGGAATGAATGGACAAAAAGCTCATTCCCTGAAAGAAATATTCGCACATGCTATGTGAATACAGATACAGGACACTTAGCTGTGCACATGAAAAATCTAGTATCTAATTGGCGTTGTCTTAGAACGTTACGCTTACCTTTGTTGGTTTCGCAAAATTCGTTGGAGCCAATTGGACAATTGCTACACTTAAGATATTTAGATATCTCTAGAAATTTTTGTCTCAAGAAACTCCCAAATTCAATtacaaaattatataatttaGAGAGTTTGATTTTGCAAGGCTGTTCGAGTTTTCAAGAGTGGCCAAAAGATTTTTGCAAATTGGTAAATCTTAGACTCTTGAATATAAATAGGTGTCTAGAGTTGACTTGCATGCCTTTGGGCATTAACCAGTTGACTAATAATCTGCATGACCTAACCGACTTTAAAGTTGGTGAAGTCAGTTCAATTAGCAAGCAATTTGGAGGACAGTTGAAAGATTTAAAATTTCTTGTCAACTTAAGGGGTCAGCTTAGAATCACATTCGATGGAAATTTTGTAAGTGAGAAGGAAAATAAATGGGAAGGCGGTTATTTGGAGCACATTAAGAATCTGAAGGCAATATCAATATCTTTTAATGAAGAAGCTGGTGAATCCAATTATGAGGCTCTGATTGAAAGGCTGCAGCCAAATAGAAATCTCATGGAGTTGTCCTTGGATAATTATAATGGTACTGAAATTCCAAGGTGGGGAAGAGCACATGATGACTGGGCGATTATTCTTCCTAATCTTGTCAAGATTGAGCTTCAGTGTTGTGAGAGGTTGGATGGAATCCCATTGTTGAGCAATTTAAAGCATCTCAAATCCTTGTCTCTTTGGATGTTGAATGATTTGGAGTACATGGAGACCAATGCAATTGGTCATGGTGATTCTAGATCAAAGGATTTGCCATTTTTCCCATCCCTTGAGTATCTCCATATTTGCAGTTTGAAAAGGCTGAAAGGATGGTGGAAAGAGATTGGTGAAGGTGATAGCAGCAGCGCCACGTCGATGCCGCGTTGGCAACCACCATTTCCTCGTctctcaacattaagcatctacGCATGCCCTGAGTTGACATCTTTTCCTCCTTGTTCGAGCCTAGAATCCCTAGAGGTGAAATGGAACAACGAGGCGTTGCGGATATTACCGGCTGAAGGACCTGCAAACTTAGATCTCAAACTAAATGTGGAGGTAGACAGTGTGGGTTATCTCACTAGTCTGCATCCTAGACGTCTTACCGGTATTGGTATCGTGATAGTAAAAGATCAGGAATTGGAGAGGTTATTGGAAATTAAGGAGGTATTAAAGAGCTCTTCTTCTTTACGGAAACTTGAGATTATAAGCTGCAGAAAGCTGACGAATGTTTCAGGAGTGTTGGAACACCTCACTGCGTTGGAATCGCTATCACTAAATGATATACCTTTAGTGGACCAGGAATTCGATGATTACATACCTTGGAGATCCCTACGCTACAATCTCCGTTCCCTCAAGTTGGAGTGTCTCGACACTCTGCATATGCTACCCAGTGGGATGAAGCACTTAACCGCCCTCGAAAGCCTCTCGATTATATCTTGTAACTCGCTGAAAAGTCTACCGGAATGGATAAGCAGCTTACCATTACTTCATTCCCTCACAATCGATTATTGCACCAGCCTCAAATCACTAGGTCCAATCAAAAACATCACTTCCCTTCAGAAACTTGCTATCGGAAACCGTGACGACCTACAGGAAGCATGTCTAGGTCCAAACAGCAAGGAGTTGGCCAATATTCAACACATCCCTCAGTTAACCTGGATGAAATTTTTAGGTTAA